The following proteins come from a genomic window of Trichoplusia ni isolate ovarian cell line Hi5 chromosome 16, tn1, whole genome shotgun sequence:
- the LOC113502033 gene encoding uncharacterized protein LOC113502033 isoform X1, whose product MDVVFYSLLIFALLVVNIVSMRNFHIPHPYFHAIQHRDYPLDDSSSSEGVILRAHRRHNRHSSSDCSASEHQYNCKCSCQKCKKKPKKSCCRDFCATHCPGQSNILVVPYPVPFMLQTGPGNNTDTGMLLREAPPDRINITHETVTATTEATTVAITAETTTTTIATTETTTVTTSQPSSFSTTTKRVLTTPVTRRTLDSLRYTLAPQSLKKYYSNGAGYKRFRILPDKGSRRIYQSNQRPAKFEELPKYGIVPIPENLAMNLMHQIRNDQRREEFMRRRQVNKNILEYG is encoded by the exons ATGGATGTA GTATTTTACAGTTTGCTAATATTTGCCCTACTAGTAGTAAATATTGTGTCCATGCGAAACTTCCACATTCCGCATCCATATTTCCATGCGATTCAGCACAGAGACTACCCTCTCGACGACAGCTCCAGCAGCGAGGGGGTCATACTGCGCGCGCACCGCAGACACAACCGGCACAGCTCCAGCGACTGCTCAGCGTCCGAACACCAGTACAACTGCAAATGCAGCTGCCAAAAATGCAAGaagaaaccaaaaaaatcttGCTGCAGGGATTTCTGCGCTACACACTGCCCAGGACAGTCTAACATTCTCGTTGTACCATACCCAGTACCGTTTATGCTCCAAACAGGACCTGGCAATAATACGGATACCGGTATGCTCTTAAGAGAGGCACCCCCGGATAGAATCAATATCACACACGAAACAGTGACAGCGACGACGGAAGCGACGACGGTGGCGATAACGGCAGAGACAACAACGACAACGATAGCGACAACGGAGACCACGACGGTGACAACCTCCCAACCCTCAAGCTTCTCAACTACAACTAAACGAGTTCTCACGACTCCAGTTACTAGAAGGACTCTAGACTCCCTGCGCTACACGTTAGCTCCTCAAAGCTTAAAGAAATACTATTCGAATGGTGCAGGCTACAAACGCTTCAGAATTCTCCCCGATAAGGGATCGAGAAGAATCTACCAGAGCAACCAGCGCCCTGCCAAGTTCGAGGAACTCCCGAAATACGGGATTGTCCCTATTCCTGAGAATTTGGCTATGAACCTCATGCATCAAATAAGGAATGATCAAAGAAGAGAAGAGTTCATGCGAAGGAGGcaagttaacaaaaatattttggaatacGGATAA
- the LOC113502033 gene encoding uncharacterized protein LOC113502033 isoform X2, whose product MDVVFYSLLIFALLVVNIVSMRNFHIPHPYFHAIQHRDYPLDDSSSSEGVILRAHRRHNRHSSSDCSASEHQYNCKCSCQKCKKKPKKSCCRDFCATHCPGQSNILVVPYPVPFMLQTGPGNNTDTGMLLREAPPDRINITHETVTATTEATTVAITAETTTTTIATTETTTVTTSQPSSFSTTTKRVLTTPVTRRTLDSLRYTLAPQSLKKYYSNGAGYKRFRILPDKGSRRIYQSNQRPAKFEELPKYGIVPIPENLAMNLMHQIRNDQRREEFMRRRSAGRNYLKK is encoded by the exons ATGGATGTA GTATTTTACAGTTTGCTAATATTTGCCCTACTAGTAGTAAATATTGTGTCCATGCGAAACTTCCACATTCCGCATCCATATTTCCATGCGATTCAGCACAGAGACTACCCTCTCGACGACAGCTCCAGCAGCGAGGGGGTCATACTGCGCGCGCACCGCAGACACAACCGGCACAGCTCCAGCGACTGCTCAGCGTCCGAACACCAGTACAACTGCAAATGCAGCTGCCAAAAATGCAAGaagaaaccaaaaaaatcttGCTGCAGGGATTTCTGCGCTACACACTGCCCAGGACAGTCTAACATTCTCGTTGTACCATACCCAGTACCGTTTATGCTCCAAACAGGACCTGGCAATAATACGGATACCGGTATGCTCTTAAGAGAGGCACCCCCGGATAGAATCAATATCACACACGAAACAGTGACAGCGACGACGGAAGCGACGACGGTGGCGATAACGGCAGAGACAACAACGACAACGATAGCGACAACGGAGACCACGACGGTGACAACCTCCCAACCCTCAAGCTTCTCAACTACAACTAAACGAGTTCTCACGACTCCAGTTACTAGAAGGACTCTAGACTCCCTGCGCTACACGTTAGCTCCTCAAAGCTTAAAGAAATACTATTCGAATGGTGCAGGCTACAAACGCTTCAGAATTCTCCCCGATAAGGGATCGAGAAGAATCTACCAGAGCAACCAGCGCCCTGCCAAGTTCGAGGAACTCCCGAAATACGGGATTGTCCCTATTCCTGAGAATTTGGCTATGAACCTCATGCATCAAATAAGGAATGATCAAAGAAGAGAAGAGTTCATGCGAAGGAG GTCTG